A genomic region of Eucalyptus grandis isolate ANBG69807.140 chromosome 5, ASM1654582v1, whole genome shotgun sequence contains the following coding sequences:
- the LOC104445575 gene encoding uncharacterized protein LOC104445575, whose product METTEITAEADQGHLHHEHYQHNQMLNYNRSANGTSEIVEEHSTEVLEMGSPMWAIVEDEMEGMSMSSPMWEGMSLFSLDIHKNSAWERGECVYVAVREKSETSMDALTWTLKNAVVNVSNTTVFLVHVFPEIRFVPSLLGNLPISRANEQQARMARAQERTKRYRQLQKYLDACISLKIRVDTILIESDKVAETILGLIPDLNITMLVVGTAKANLRRLKYKRGSGTINQILQKAPETCEVKIICEGKEVILEQMAMGSGSPSTSWHSKSITPLQGSPDWPKWMKEGSQHSKPITPLQGSPNGSITPTPLQGSPDWPKWMKEGSQHSKPITPLQGSPNGSITPTPLQGSPNGPITPLQGSPDGPKPMKGGSQRSKPITPLQGSPDGPKLMKERSQRSEPITPWQGSPDGPKPMKKGKPLVDYFSFFCFKPKAF is encoded by the exons ATGGAAACAACGGAAATTACTGCAGAAGCTGATCAAGGCCATCTTCATCATGAGCATTATCAACACAACCAGATGCTGAACTACAACAGAAGCGCCAACGGGACGAGCGAGATCGTGGAGGAGCACTCGACGGAAGTCTTGGAGATGGGCAGCCCGATGTGGGCCATCGTGGAGGACGAGATGGAAGGAATGAGCATGAGCAGCCCGATGTGGGAAGGAATGAGCTTGTTCTCGTTGGACATCCACAAAAACAGTGCATGGGAACGCGGTGAGTGCGTGTACGTGGCGGTGAGAGAGAAGAGCGAGACGAGCATGGACGCACTAACATGGACGCTGAAGAACGCCGTCGTCAACGTGTCAAACACGACCGTTTTCCTGGTGCATGTCTTCCCTGAGATCCGCTTCGTTCCGAGCCTAT TAGGAAATCTACCCATATCTAGGGCTAACGAACAGCAAGCACGAATGGCCAGGGCACAAGAAAGAACCAAAAGGTACCGCCAACTTCAGAAGTATCTGGACGCCTGCATTTCCTTAAAG ATTAGGGTGGACACTATACTCATTGAGAGTGACAAGGTTGCGGAGACCATCCTGGGGCTCATCCCTGACCTCAACATAACCATGTTAGTGGTCGGCACTGCCAAAGCCAATTTGAG GAGGTTGAAATATAAAAGGGGAAGTGGGACTATTAATCAGATACTTCAGAAAGCCCCAGAGACATGTGAGGTCAAAATCATATGTGAAGGAAAGGAGGTGATACTCGAGCAGATGGCGATGGGGTCGGGGTCACCGTCCACTTCTTGGCACAGCAAGTCGATTACGCCTTTGCAAGGGAGTCCGGACTGGCCCAAGTGGATGAAGGAAGGGAGTCAGCACAGCAAGCCGATCACGCCTTTGCAAGGGAGTCCCAACGGGTCGATCACGCCTACGCCTTTGCAAGGGAGTCCGGACTGGCCCAAGTGGATGAAGGAAGGGAGTCAGCACAGCAAGCCGATCACGCCTTTGCAAGGGAGTCCCAACGGGTCGATCACGCCTACGCCTTTGCAAGGGAGTCCTAATGGGCCGATCACGCCTTTGCAAGGAAGTCCCGACGGGCCCAAGCCGATGAAGGGAGGGAGTCAGCGCAGCAAGCCGATCACGCCTTTGCAAGGGAGTCCCGATGGGCCCAAGCTGATGAAGGAACGGAGTCAGCGTAGCGAGCCGATCACGCCCTGGCAAGGGAGTCCCGACGGGCCCAAGCCGATGAAGAAAGGGAAACCGCTCGTGGATTATTTCTCATTCTTTTGTTTCAAACCAAAGGCCTTTTGA
- the LOC104445573 gene encoding serine/threonine-protein kinase D6PKL2 — translation MASKAASRASSEPQQKTAGALKGEKSDQSPLSLQISKERKTQIAKPEQHSKFPQKNSKQVSVESTDNRKSANVAHGGSLDSLVNKTYPVSSSSSPISGKSSELDSSVVESRSSIEGSVDQEKKTSAYESVKSSSVSGKVSDGTGSIAKTSGSAKISDRIDFVESGKSSMCRGSTSSDVSDESSCSSFSSSISKPHQANDLRWEAIQAVRTRDGILGLNHFRLLKRLGCGDIGSVYLSELSGTKCDFAMKVMDKASLASRKKLLRAQTEREILQSLDHPFLPTLYTHFETDKFSCLVMEFCPGGDLHSLRQRQPGKHFPEQAVKFYVAEVLLALEYLHMLGIIYRDLKPENVLVRDDGHIMLSDFDLSLRCTVSPTLVRSSFMVAESLKKNPVYCAQPTCIEPSCIQPSCVLPTTCFSPRLFSSKSKKERKSKNNEMGNQVRPLPELMAEPTEARSMSFVGTHEYLAPEIIKGEGHGSAVDWWTFGIFLYELLFGRTPFKGSGNRATLFNVVGQPLRFPESPIVSFAARDLIRGLLVKEPQNRLAYKRGATEIKQHPFFDGLNWALIRCATPPEIPKPVELERIPASATIEKAAAVTVAPNQIGSENYLEFDFF, via the exons ATGGCCTCAAAAGCTGCCTCTAGAGCATCCTCTGAACCGCAACAGAAAACAGCTGGTGCTCTCAAAGGAGAGAAAAGTGATCAGAGTCCTTTGTCTTTGCAAATTTCTAAGGAAAGGAAAACCCAGATTGCTAAGCCTGAACAGCATTCGAAATTTCCCCAGAAAAACTCGAAGCAAGTTTCAGTTGAATCAACTGATAATAGAAAATCAGCCAATGTTGCTCATGGGGGCTCTCTTGATTCTCTAGTCAACAAGACCTAtccagtttcttcttcttcttcacccatTTCAGGAAAATCATCAGAGCTCGATTCTTCTGTCGTCGAAAGTAGAAGTTCCATTGAAGGTTCTGTTGATCAGGAAAAGAAGACATCAGCATATGAAAGCGTTAAAAGCAGTTCAGTGTCTGGAAAGGTTAGTGACGGTACTGGAAGTATTGCCAAAACCAGTGGAAGTGCCAAAATTAGTGATCGCATTGATTTTGTTGAAAGTGGGAAGAGTAGTATGTGTAGAGGGAGCACGAGTAGTGATGTGAGTGATGAGAGCAGTTGCAGTAGTTTTAGTAGCAGTATTAGCAAGCCACATCAAGCAAATGACTTGAGATGGGAAGCCATCCAAGCGGTCAGGACAAGAGATGGCATCTTGGGCTTAAACCATTTCAGGCTACTGAAACGCTTGGGTTGTGGGGATATTGGAAGTGTATACTTATCAGAGCTTAGTGGAACAAAATGTGACTTTGCAATGAAGGTTATGGACAAGGCTTCTTTAGCCAGTCGAAAGAAGCTGCTCCGGGctcagacagagagagagattctgcAATCTCTGGACCATCCCTTCCTTCCAACACTTTACACGCACTTTGAGACGGATAAATTCTCTTGTTTGGTGATGGAGTTCTGCCCTGGAGGAGACTTGCATTCTCTTAGACAGAGACAACCAGGAAAACATTTCCCTGAGCAGGCTGTAAA ATTTTATGTGGCGGAGGTCCTGTTGGCTCTGGAGTACCTGCACATGCTCGGGATCATTTACCGCGATCTCAAACCTGAAAATGTTCTAGTAAGGGATGATGGACATATAATGCTCTCTGATTTTGACCTCTCCCTCCGGTGCACTGTTAGTCCGACACTCGTGAGAAGCTCATTTATGGTTGCCGAATCCCTCAAGAAGAACCCTGTTTACTGTGCTCAGCCAACTTGCATCGAACCTTCATGCATCCAGCCTTCCTGTGTACTCCCGACAACATGCTTTTCACCCCGCCTCTTTTCTAGCAAGTccaagaaggaaaggaaatctAAGAACAATGAAATGGGAAACCAAGTGAGACCCTTGCCTGAGCTCATGGCGGAGCCTACAGAGGCTCGGTCTATGTCGTTTGTGGGTACCCACGAATATCTTGCACCCGAGATTATCAAGGGAGAAGGTCATGGAAGCGCAGTTGATTGGTGGACTTTTGGAATCTTCTTGTACGAATTGTTGTTTGGGAGGACGCCTTTCAAGGGATCTGGAAACCGAGCCACGCTGTTCAATGTCGTGGGCCAGCCTCTACGGTTCCCCGAATCACCCATCGTCAGCTTTGCTGCTAGAGATTTAATACGAGGGCTGCTTGTGAAAGAACCACAGAACAGATTGGCATATAAACGAGGGGCGACGGAGATCAAGCAACACCCCTTCTTCGATGGGTTGAACTGGGCATTGATCCGGTGTGCAACTCCTCCAGAGATCCCTAAACCGGTTGAGCTCGAGCGCATACCTGCATCTGCAACCATTGAAAAGGCCGCTGCTGTAACGGTTGCTCCCAACCAGATAGGGTCTGAGAATTATCTAGAGTTTGATTTCTTTTAG
- the LOC120294093 gene encoding WEB family protein At1g12150-like, with translation MREKLLSLKKEFDPKQMRNLEPKLVETTEEIEVLQNGMKKVHPSDMDSVEGLSTELKDATKALQNVAEEESSCRELVNPLRQELEDMKMERISLEAREADLESTVKNLQAELVQQKQEQYHWKVVESENLAEMKLAAAAFQMEAGNTKKSEAEKQKEVILKEIEEIKEATEFAIKQAEMAKATKKAVEVKSQSFVSQLSAEKQTEMDMNEIQLSSVSAITSQNHK, from the exons atgagagagaagctcctttctttgaagaaagaattcgATCCCAAGCAGATGAGGAATCTTGAGCCAAAGCTCGTGGAAACGACTGAAGAGATCGAGGTTCTACAGAACGGGATGAAGAAGGTCCATCCTTCCGACATGGATTCAGTCGAGGGCCTCTCTACGGAGCTTAAAGATGCCACAAAGGCGTTACAAAACGTCGCAGAAGAAGAGAGCTCTTGTAGAGAGCTGGTGAATCCTCTGAGGCAGGAACTGGAGGACATGAAGATGGAGCGCATCAGTTTGGAAGCACGGGAAGCGGACTTGGAGAGCACCGTGAAGAACCTTCAAGCTGAATTGGTCCAACAAAAGCAGGAACAATATCATTG GAAGGTTGTGGAGTCAGAAAATTTGGCGGAGATGAAGTTGGCAGCGGCAGCGTTTCAGATGGAAGCAGGGAACACCAAGAAAAGCGAGGCAGAGAAGCAGAAAGAGGTGATCCTGAAGGAGATCGAGGAGATTAAGGAGGCCACAGAGTTCGCCATAAAGCAAGCGGAGATGGCCAAGGCGACGAAGAAGGCTGTAGAGG TTAAAAGTCAATCTTTTGTTTCACAACTGAGTGCAGAGAAGCAAACAGAGATGGACATGAACGAGATTCAGCTCTCATCAGTTTCTGCTATAACAAGTCAAAACCACAAGTGA
- the LOC104445572 gene encoding U-box domain-containing protein 54, translating into MSAEVGEAAHLPANSQEANETIGITAEADQGHLHHQYDQYNHVLNHYGSAGGTSEIEEERSSVYSEIGSRISSSPMVGIKEDQSEAMSLFSFDIHNSSVWGGGDCVYVAVGAKGETSMDALTWTLKNAVADRSNTTVFLVHVFPETRFIPSALGNLPISGVSEQQVETFKAQERGKRNQQLQKYLNTCISSKVKMDTILIESDMVAQAILELIPVLNITKLVVGTGKSNLRRSKSKKGNGIADQLLQKAPVSCEVMIICEGKKVILEQTAMDSPSTPSHSKRTTPSQGSPNKLKPIEEGNQRVDYFSCICFKPKAAW; encoded by the exons ATGTCGGCGGAGGTGGGGGAAGCGGCGCATTTGCCGGCCAACAGTCAAGAAGCAAATGAAACGATAGGAATTACTGCAGAAGCTGATCAAGGCCATCTTCATCATCAGTATGATCAATACAACCACGTGCTGAACCATTACGGAAGCGCCGGCGGGACAAGCGAGATCGAGGAGGAGCGCTCGAGCGTATACTCCGAGATCGGCAGCAGGATCAGCAGCAGCCCGATGGTGGGGATCAAGGAGGACCAATCGGAAGCGATGAGCTTGTTCTCGTTCGACATCCACAACAGCAGCGTATGGGGAGGCGGTGACTGCGTGTACGTGGCGGTGGGAGCGAAGGGCGAGACGAGCATGGATGCACTGACATGGACGCTCAAGAACGCCGTCGCCGACCGGTCGAACACCACCGTCTTCCTGGTGCATGTCTTCCCTGAGACCCGCTTCATTCCGAGCGCAT TAGGAAATCTACCCATATCTGGGGTGAGTGAACAGCAAGTAGAGACGTTCAAGGCACAAGAAAGAGGCAAAAGGAACCAACAACTTCAGAAGTATCTGAACACATGCATTTCCTCAAAG GTTAAGATGGACACTATACTCATCGAGAGTGACATGGTTGCCCAGGCCATCCTTGAGCTCATTCCTGTCCTCAACATAACCAAGTTAGTGGTCGGCACTGGCAAATCCAATTTGAG GAGGTCGAAATCTAAGAAGGGAAATGGGATTGCTGATCAGTTACTTCAGAAAGCACCAGTATCGTGTGAGGTCATGATCATATGCGAAGGAAAAAAGGTGATACTCGAGCAGACGGCAATGGACTCGCCGTCCACCCCTTCGCACAGCAAGCGAACCACGCCTTCGCAAGGGAGTCCCAACAAGCTCAAGCCTATTGAGGAAGGGAATCAGCGAGTGGACTATTTTTCGTGCATTTGTTTCAAACCGAAGGCCGCTTGGTGA